The region GTCACTACTTATATGTGGCTACCCTATGGCTTTGGCAGCATATTCTTAAACCAATTACTACACGGTAACATTTCATCAGCAGGTTTAACGATTGATAAAAGCCAGTTACCCATTGCTATGACGATACCAGCCCTAGGAATGGTATTAGGGCTTGCTACAGCGATACTTTTCTCTTATCGAAAGCCAAGAGCATACCAAACAGCGGCGACGAATAGTGAGCAAAGCACAAGCAAGGTATTACCAAGCTCTGCAAAAACTGTTTTAAACATCGCTATTATATTAGTTGCTTTAGCAGTAAACGTTTATACCGATTCAATTATCATGGGCGCGTTAGCGGGCTTTTTGTTACTCACCACTGCGTCAGGTTTAAAACCCCAAAACAGCCAAGATTTGTTTGTTGAAGGCGTAAAACTGATGGCCTTAATTGGATTCATTATGATCGCTGCAAATGGCTTTGCTGGGGTTATGAAGGCTACCGGGGGCGTACCCGACTTAGTGAATAGCGCTCAAAGTATACTTGGTGATAACAAGGCTTTCGCAGCTGCAATGCTATTGCTAATGGGCTTACTGATTACTATGGGAATAGGTTCGTCATTTTCGACCATTCCCATTATTGCCGCTATATACGTACCGCTCGCCCTCTCCCTCGGTTTCTCTGAATTAGCGACGGTTGCCTTAGTGGGAACATCAGCTGCTTTGGGTGATGCAGGCTCGCCGGCCTCAGACTCAACACTTGGCCCTACTGCTGGATTAAACAGTGACGGTCAGCATGATCATATT is a window of Agarivorans sp. Alg241-V36 DNA encoding:
- a CDS encoding Na+/H+ antiporter family protein, with amino-acid sequence MIANPVVLSVCLMLILSLLRVNVVLALSVSGIIGGLLSDLSLNETIAAFEAGLGDGAKIALSYALLGAFAVAIARSGLTDIITGKIVSTVKLHKEQHLSLVKWLMLAAIILMAVSSQNLVPVHIAFIPILIPPLLAVFNQLNMDRRIIACCITFGLVTTYMWLPYGFGSIFLNQLLHGNISSAGLTIDKSQLPIAMTIPALGMVLGLATAILFSYRKPRAYQTAATNSEQSTSKVLPSSAKTVLNIAIILVALAVNVYTDSIIMGALAGFLLLTTASGLKPQNSQDLFVEGVKLMALIGFIMIAANGFAGVMKATGGVPDLVNSAQSILGDNKAFAAAMLLLMGLLITMGIGSSFSTIPIIAAIYVPLALSLGFSELATVALVGTSAALGDAGSPASDSTLGPTAGLNSDGQHDHIWDTVVPTFLHFNLPLLVFGWIAAIVL